GCGatgctattttgtttattttgaaaTGAGCGATCCAAAACATTGAGGTGTTTATTGCAGTGTCAAGCGAGTTGAAGCGACAAGCGGCCAGCGGGGGCtgttgaggggagagagggagcccGGGTGATGGGTGACCCAATGGAGAAAATGCTCAACCAGGCGGCACTTGAAGCTTTGTACTCAGCTACTTATGTGGACAATTTCCTCGGTAAGTCCCTTGATCACTTTTCCGTCAGTAAGGTATGACGTTGTTAAGGTGGAGTGCACCAGTGTGAAGCGAACAACCAGAGGGGCCTTATTGTCTAATATTGAAAGCTGCTACACTCGTTCGTACTTGTACTTTGCCACACAACAGCATACAGTATTTAATTGAAATTTGGGTACGTCAGGAATAGTTATATGGTGTTATATTGCGTGATGGACCTGGTGTCGACCTTATCAGCTGACTTTAGTATAGTATTAGGGAAATCAAAATTCAGATTCTTGATCAATCCCTATGGATTTCGTGTGACAATTCTCAGATTCTAGGTAGATCTCTAATTTATACATTTGTATATtggaaataataattattatttcttttaagttTCAAAGTTCACTTAAGCTGGATTAAAGTTACCCAGCTGGGTGGATGTTATGCGAGGTTACATTGGTAAAACTCTCATAGTAATCTGGAATTGATAACCTTTAAAAACCCATAAGGCTAATTAAGTTGCACACCTTTGAAAGCATCAAGCCAACAGTACTGCCCTTTAGTGCTTTGTATGGAGGAGGGTTGGAAATTTGTATACTGTTTACTTTGAAAATTGGCAAAGTGTATAAACAcaatattttgttattatcattattacaatttatAGGAAAGATTTTCCACctatcttttccatttctttagaCACAGTAGAAAACCTTCCTGATGAGGTCCAGAGGGAAATCTCCAGCATGAGAGAGCTAGATGTTCGATACCAAGGTGAGTGAATGTTCTTCATCCATTACTTTACAAAGACAGGCAGTGAAATTTCATGTGATGGTTTattaataacagcaatagtTATGTAACTGAAAAGTTATTTCATTTGCTGTTGGATGGTGTTCAGCTAAATATGAATAGAAGTTATATAATTAAAATTATTTCAAAAGCTGTTAACTGACCACTTTTTCCATTAGTATTGGAAAAGAacattttatttgttgttgcatTTATCCAAATGGTTATGAGAAGCAAGAGTGGACACAGCTAAGAGAAATTGGAAATCCATCTTTGTGATGTACTTGCCTCTACCATGAttgctttccctttttcctcttttcagcaCTCCTGCAAGACATGGAGGGTCTGCGAGGTCAGCTGGAGGGTGAGCTGGACTCCATTTCCCTCAAGAGGGTGATGGTTCAGATCCAAGACAAGTTGATTTCCACCCAGGAAATTGGTGATGACAAACTTCAAATTGTACAACACATCCTGGATATCATTGAAAACAGACAGAGGCAGCTGGAACTGGACAGTAAAAACTTAGGTGAATTATAGTAAGCAAGTGTTTGTGACTGAAAGAGAGGGTGGAGGCGATTGAATAGTCTTGTCATATTGTTATAAGGTTTGGGGCTTTGTGTAATGAATTGCTTTCAGTTATTGTCTTAGTGTGGAAAAGACAGCTAGAATAATGCAGTGATAAGttattgatgatgattattTGTAAGAGGATGAAATCTTCATAGGTATTAATACAGGATGCCAAAGATAGTGCATTGGAAGTCATGGACTCCTTGCCCCATCCCCAAAAagagatagtaataataataataatgataataacagtaatattaataataatattagtaatgataatggtaataataaaagaaagaaaaatagaattagTTCAACATCAGCTTTAGTTTTTCCAAGGCACACAGACGAACGCTGAAACCCCTGCTTTTCTACAGACTTTGGGCAAGAGCAGGAAAAGTCAGAGTCCTGTAAGGAGGTGCAGCCTGAGAGGGTGAGCAAGAGGGCACGGCGTACCAGGAATGAGCACACTACCAGCCACAATGAGAATTCCAGTGAAGCCCCGGCTGCCACACACACTGAGAAGACGTCTAATGCCAAGGTGGGTCAAGTTAGGCTTGGAATGGTAGACTTAGTAATTGGGAAACTGCACCATTATTTGTATCTACTGCTAGACAAAGTTAATAGCATCATTATCTGTAACTATTGTTtgaggaaacttaatacgccattctttacaattttttttttatatttattgacAATGCAGTGTAATTtaatctttatctatttatttattttattttgtttcatctatttgtttttttggtgttctcTAGGGATCAGCACAGAAGAAGacaaccaagaagaagaagcgaaaaGCTCGGGTAGAGAGGGAGCGAGAAGATTCCCCAACGGAAATTCCCATTGATCCTGATGAGC
The window above is part of the Portunus trituberculatus isolate SZX2019 chromosome 38, ASM1759143v1, whole genome shotgun sequence genome. Proteins encoded here:
- the LOC123514594 gene encoding inhibitor of growth protein 1-like: MGDPMEKMLNQAALEALYSATYVDNFLDTVENLPDEVQREISSMRELDVRYQALLQDMEGLRGQLEGELDSISLKRVMVQIQDKLISTQEIGDDKLQIVQHILDIIENRQRQLELDSKNLDFGQEQEKSESCKEVQPERVSKRARRTRNEHTTSHNENSSEAPAATHTEKTSNAKGSAQKKTTKKKKRKARVEREREDSPTEIPIDPDEPTYCLCEQVSYGEMIGCDNDLCPIEWFHFSCVGLTNKPKGKWFCPKCRGDKPTVMKPRAQFLKELEKYNKEKEEKS